A single Phoenix dactylifera cultivar Barhee BC4 chromosome 1, palm_55x_up_171113_PBpolish2nd_filt_p, whole genome shotgun sequence DNA region contains:
- the LOC103718154 gene encoding disease resistance protein RGA2-like isoform X1: protein MASAFLSSILSKTSQVLGCVHRWAVLPSSSSDPRSSVLKDLEKLERTLKRIQAVLHDAEEKEIREESIKLWLKELKEVAYEADDVLDEYQYEVLRAQVEGRASRNAKRVEGDDEEEGDEYQYEVLRAQVEGRASRNAKRVEGDDEEEVSIPDGMGDRIREIRERFDEISQDREHLRLREEDGERRVLEAPYPAPTSQMVDESTIYGRKGDKQEVIDLLFSEGVENGVSVIPIVGKGGLGKTTIAQLVYNDSKVKEYFDLTGWVCVSNDFDVPRLTKAILESLTRSPYDLEQLSVLQDTLNENLKGKRVLLVLDDVWNEQQSRWESLRNPFVGAETVRIIMTCRNDSVAEIMQTVHPYHPRCLSPEQSWALFRHYAFNGRDPEEQPSLADMGKQIVEKCSGLPLALKSIGSLLRYTADEDSWMDVVQSDIWEADEKNEILPALRLSYSRMPAHLKPCFIYCSMFPKDYEFDKDELVRLWMAQGYIQTFGGRRRMEDIGDEYFIDLQRRSFFDSDWFKFKMHDMIHDLAKSIAGNECRAIVDKKLCSLSDEVRHDKVRHLYVGDEKEFVKSLRSYNFSALRTLLLWNSTVLLAKRNHCARIIPEIIKNLPLLRTLQVCWKWEDEIPGLLGNLKHLRHLRIQSHYIEKVPESVCLLYHLQILVLDCRQLVELPDGLGNLIGLRYFRLRTYRIKRLPGTICQLRNLQMLFLDGCANLQELPSDIESLTSLRHLYCRNTGILYLPAGIGKLAKLQSLLGCYKVQGGIGVLNERGQNLETLIISGLRNVVNIEDARDVGLKHKHKLNALMLAWNAVDCNYDPYHPGVDEGSLLHLEVFPEKNKDVLADEKREEAMLEYLQPHASLKKLLINGYGGSKFPKWVENFFSFASLREIIIIDCEKIRSLPLYIHDSLGKLDAPISKSMLWRVHISGCQELTSFLLSEEGLPSNLQDLHIEKCQRLTSLPGMQNLTSLGALTIRNCPQLRLLSEEGLPSNLQYLHIEECQQLTSLSGMQNLTSLRRLIIQNCPKLQIMAEDQLSSMPNEVKIVDCPELSNWCQIQRIECIEVASGNKLTISNTWENIMSGFDDLTSVKYLYFSNCWRFHISKGHMPVLEQLTIWGCTDIPPLCYLPALPSLRSLVIKDCPRIDCLPSSLLPSTLKSLVVDSCEGLKNLLLELQNQYAFEELQLVNCPKLERVEGLNCLFFPKILRIERCPQLKLP, encoded by the exons ATGGCGAGCGCTTTCCTCTCTTCCATCCTATCAAAAACCAGCCAAGTATTGGGCTGTGTTCACAGATGGGCAGTCTTGccgtcttcatcatcggatccaCGCAGCAGTGTCCTGAAAGATCTGGAGAAGCTGGAGAGAACATTGAAGAGGATCCAGGCAGTGCTCCATGAcgcggaggagaaggagatacgAGAAGAATCCATCAAGCTCTGGCTGAAGGAGCTTAAAGAAGTGGCTTATGAAGCAGACGACGTGCTGGACGAGTACCAATACGAGGTACTGCGAGCCCAGGTGGAAGGCCGAGCTTCCCGCAACGCGAAGCGAGTGGAAGGGGACGATGAGGAAGAG gGGGACGAGTACCAGTACGAGGTACTGCGAGCCCAAGTGGAAGGGCGAGCTTCCCGCAACGCGAAGCGAGTGGAAGGGGACGATGAGGAAGAG GTTTCAATTCCGGACGGCATGGGGGATAGAATCAGGGAGATCAGGGAGAGGTTCGATGAGATCTCGCAGGATCGGGAACACCTCCGTTTAAGAGAGGAAGATGGAGAGCGACGGGTCCTCGAAGCTCCGTACCCAGCACCAACCAGCCAGATGGTGGATGAGTCGACTATTTATGGAAGGAAAGGCGACAAACAGGAGGTAATTGATTTGCTGTTTTCCGAGGGTGTGGAAAATGGTGTCTCTGTCATTCCGATCGTCGGCAAGGGGGGACTGGGAAAAACCACCATCGCCCAGCTGGTCTACAACGACTCCAAGGTAAAAGAATATTTCGATCTAACTGGATGGGTTTGTGTATCCAATGATTTCGATGTTCCAAGGCTAACAAAGGCCATCCTTGAGTCTCTTACTCGAAGTCCATATGATCTTGAACAACTAAGCGTACTTCAAGATACTCTCAACGAAAATCTGAAGGGAAAGAGAGTGTTGCTCGTGCTCGACGACGTCTGGAATGAACAGCAAAGCCGTTGGGAGAGCTTAAGAAACCCCTTCGTTGGTGCAGAAACGGTGAGAATTATCATGACCTGTAGGAATGATTCGGTCGCCGAGATCATGCAgacagtgcatccttatcatCCTCGTTGCTTGTCTCCAGAGCAGTCTTGGGCATTATTCAGGCATTATGCATTCAATGGTCGAGACCCTGAAGAACAACCAAGCTTGGCGGATATGGGCAAGCAGATTGTCGAGAAGTGTTCCGGTTTACCATTGGCTCTCAAGTCAATCGGAAGCCTTCTGAGATACACGGCAGATGAAGATAGCTGGATGGATGTCGTACAAAGTGATATATGGGAAGCCGACGAGAAGAATGAGATTTTGCCAGCTCTTAGATTAAGCTATAGCCGCATGCCAGCACATCTAAAACCTTGTTTCATTTATTGTTCCATGTTTCCGAAGGATTATGAGTTTGACAAAGATGAATTAGTCCGATTGTGGATGGCGCAAGGTTACATCCAGACATTCGGAGGTAGAAGAAGGATGGAAGACATTGGCGATGAATATTTCATTGACTTACAAAGAAGATCGTTCTTTGATTCTGATTGGTTTAAGTTTAAGATGCATGATATGATACATGATCTAGCGAAATCTATTGCAGGAAATGAGTGCCGGGCAATTGTGGATAAGAAGCTATGCAGTCTCTCCGATGAGGTTCGCCATGATAAGGTTCGCCATTTATATGTGGGAGATGAAAAGGAATTTGTGAAATCACTGCGCTCGTATAATTTTAGTGCCTTACGAACCTTGTTATTGTGGAACTCTACAGTTTTGTTGGCAAAGAGAAATCACTGCGCTCGTATAATCCCAGAAATAATCAAGAATCTGCCGCTACTACGGACTCTACAAGTTTGTTGGAAATGGGAAGATGAGATTCCAGGTTTACTCGGTAACCTGAAGCACCTTCGTCACCTACGAATCCAATCTCATTATATTGAGAAAGTCCCTGAATCTGTATGCCTCCTCTATCACCTACAGATATTGGTACTTGATTGCCGCCAGCTTGTAGAGTTACCAGATGGCCTAGGTAACCTTATCGGCCTACGATACTTTAGACTACGCACATATCGTATTAAAAGGCTGCCTGGAACAATTTGTCAGCTCCGCAACCTGCAGATGTTGTTTCTTGATGGGTGCGCGAATCTTCAAGAGTTACCCAGTGACATAGAAAGCCTTACTAGCCTCCGCCACCTATATTGTCGGAACACTGGAATTCTCTACCTACCAGCTGGGATCGGAAAACTAGCAAAACTTCAAAGCCTTCTTGGATGTTATAAAGTGCAGGGTGGGATAGGAGTGCTGAATGAACGTGGTCAGAACCTCGAAACTCTCATCATCTCAGGGCTTAGGAATGTGGTCAACATAGAGGATGCCAGGGATGTAGGTCTTAAACATAAGCATAAACTCAATGCGTTGATGCTAGCTTGGAATGCGGTCGACTGCAATTATGATCCATATCATCCAGGGGTAGATGAGGGATCACTACTACATCTAGAAGTTTTTCCAGAGAAAAATAAGGATGTCCTAGCGGATGAAAAAAGGGAGGAAGCCATGCTCGAGTATCTCCAACCTCACGCTAGCCTCAAAAAGTTGCTTATAAATGGGTATGGTGGTTCCAAGTTTCCAAAATGGGTGGAAAATTTTTTCTCCTTTGCATCACTTCGAGAAATTATTATAATTGATTGTGAAAAAATACGGTCTCTTCCTCTATACATTCATGACTCTCTTGGAAAATTGGATGCACCCATATCAAAATCCATGCTTTGGAGGGTGCACATTTCTGGTTGTCAGGAACTCACATCCTTTCTCTTATCAGAGGAAGGACTGCCATccaatcttcaagatctacatATTGAGAAGTGCCAACGGTTGACATCACTGCCGGGGATGCAAAACCTTACTTCTCTTGGGGCATTAACTATAAGAAATTGTCCTCAACTCCGGCTCTTATCAGAGGAAGGACTGCCATCCAATCTTCAATATCTGCACATTGAGGAGTGTCAGCAATTGACATCACTATCAGGGATGCAAAACCTTACTTCTCTTAGAAGATTAATTATACAAAATTGTCCTAAACTTCAGATCATGGCAGAAGATCAACTCTCATCTATGCCTAATGAAGTGAAGATTGTTGATTGCCCTGAATTGAGTAACTGGTGCCAAATACAAAGAATCGAGTGCATTGAG GTCGCTTCAGGAAACAAGTTGACTATATCGAACACATGGGAGAACATAATGAGTGGGTTTGATGATTTGACATCCGTTAAGTATCTTTATTTCAGTAATTGTTGGAGATTCCATATATCAAAAGGCCACATGCCCGTACTTGAACAGCTGACCATATGGGGTTGCACGGATATCCCGCCACTATGCTACCTGCCCGCGCTCCCATCTCTTCGAAGCTTGGTCATAAAGGACTGTCCAAGAATCGACTGCCTGCCATCTTCTCTGCTCCCATCCACGCTAAAGTCCTTGGTGGTTGATAGTTGTGAGGGCCTAAAGAATTTGCTGTTGGAGCTACAGAACCAATATGCATTTGAGGAACTGCAACTTGTGAATTGCCCTAAGCTCGAACGGGTGGAAGGGTTGAATTGCCTTTTCTTTccaaaaatcttaagaatagaACGATGCCCTCAACTCAAGCTTCCATAA
- the LOC103718154 gene encoding disease resistance protein RGA2-like isoform X2 translates to MASAFLSSILSKTSQVLGCVHRWAVLPSSSSDPRSSVLKDLEKLERTLKRIQAVLHDAEEKEIREESIKLWLKELKEVAYEADDVLDEYQYEVLRAQVEGRASRNAKRVEGDDEEEVSIPDGMGDRIREIRERFDEISQDREHLRLREEDGERRVLEAPYPAPTSQMVDESTIYGRKGDKQEVIDLLFSEGVENGVSVIPIVGKGGLGKTTIAQLVYNDSKVKEYFDLTGWVCVSNDFDVPRLTKAILESLTRSPYDLEQLSVLQDTLNENLKGKRVLLVLDDVWNEQQSRWESLRNPFVGAETVRIIMTCRNDSVAEIMQTVHPYHPRCLSPEQSWALFRHYAFNGRDPEEQPSLADMGKQIVEKCSGLPLALKSIGSLLRYTADEDSWMDVVQSDIWEADEKNEILPALRLSYSRMPAHLKPCFIYCSMFPKDYEFDKDELVRLWMAQGYIQTFGGRRRMEDIGDEYFIDLQRRSFFDSDWFKFKMHDMIHDLAKSIAGNECRAIVDKKLCSLSDEVRHDKVRHLYVGDEKEFVKSLRSYNFSALRTLLLWNSTVLLAKRNHCARIIPEIIKNLPLLRTLQVCWKWEDEIPGLLGNLKHLRHLRIQSHYIEKVPESVCLLYHLQILVLDCRQLVELPDGLGNLIGLRYFRLRTYRIKRLPGTICQLRNLQMLFLDGCANLQELPSDIESLTSLRHLYCRNTGILYLPAGIGKLAKLQSLLGCYKVQGGIGVLNERGQNLETLIISGLRNVVNIEDARDVGLKHKHKLNALMLAWNAVDCNYDPYHPGVDEGSLLHLEVFPEKNKDVLADEKREEAMLEYLQPHASLKKLLINGYGGSKFPKWVENFFSFASLREIIIIDCEKIRSLPLYIHDSLGKLDAPISKSMLWRVHISGCQELTSFLLSEEGLPSNLQDLHIEKCQRLTSLPGMQNLTSLGALTIRNCPQLRLLSEEGLPSNLQYLHIEECQQLTSLSGMQNLTSLRRLIIQNCPKLQIMAEDQLSSMPNEVKIVDCPELSNWCQIQRIECIEVASGNKLTISNTWENIMSGFDDLTSVKYLYFSNCWRFHISKGHMPVLEQLTIWGCTDIPPLCYLPALPSLRSLVIKDCPRIDCLPSSLLPSTLKSLVVDSCEGLKNLLLELQNQYAFEELQLVNCPKLERVEGLNCLFFPKILRIERCPQLKLP, encoded by the exons ATGGCGAGCGCTTTCCTCTCTTCCATCCTATCAAAAACCAGCCAAGTATTGGGCTGTGTTCACAGATGGGCAGTCTTGccgtcttcatcatcggatccaCGCAGCAGTGTCCTGAAAGATCTGGAGAAGCTGGAGAGAACATTGAAGAGGATCCAGGCAGTGCTCCATGAcgcggaggagaaggagatacgAGAAGAATCCATCAAGCTCTGGCTGAAGGAGCTTAAAGAAGTGGCTTATGAAGCAGACGACGTGCTGGACGAGTACCAATACGAGGTACTGCGAGCCCAGGTGGAAGGCCGAGCTTCCCGCAACGCGAAGCGAGTGGAAGGGGACGATGAGGAAGAG GTTTCAATTCCGGACGGCATGGGGGATAGAATCAGGGAGATCAGGGAGAGGTTCGATGAGATCTCGCAGGATCGGGAACACCTCCGTTTAAGAGAGGAAGATGGAGAGCGACGGGTCCTCGAAGCTCCGTACCCAGCACCAACCAGCCAGATGGTGGATGAGTCGACTATTTATGGAAGGAAAGGCGACAAACAGGAGGTAATTGATTTGCTGTTTTCCGAGGGTGTGGAAAATGGTGTCTCTGTCATTCCGATCGTCGGCAAGGGGGGACTGGGAAAAACCACCATCGCCCAGCTGGTCTACAACGACTCCAAGGTAAAAGAATATTTCGATCTAACTGGATGGGTTTGTGTATCCAATGATTTCGATGTTCCAAGGCTAACAAAGGCCATCCTTGAGTCTCTTACTCGAAGTCCATATGATCTTGAACAACTAAGCGTACTTCAAGATACTCTCAACGAAAATCTGAAGGGAAAGAGAGTGTTGCTCGTGCTCGACGACGTCTGGAATGAACAGCAAAGCCGTTGGGAGAGCTTAAGAAACCCCTTCGTTGGTGCAGAAACGGTGAGAATTATCATGACCTGTAGGAATGATTCGGTCGCCGAGATCATGCAgacagtgcatccttatcatCCTCGTTGCTTGTCTCCAGAGCAGTCTTGGGCATTATTCAGGCATTATGCATTCAATGGTCGAGACCCTGAAGAACAACCAAGCTTGGCGGATATGGGCAAGCAGATTGTCGAGAAGTGTTCCGGTTTACCATTGGCTCTCAAGTCAATCGGAAGCCTTCTGAGATACACGGCAGATGAAGATAGCTGGATGGATGTCGTACAAAGTGATATATGGGAAGCCGACGAGAAGAATGAGATTTTGCCAGCTCTTAGATTAAGCTATAGCCGCATGCCAGCACATCTAAAACCTTGTTTCATTTATTGTTCCATGTTTCCGAAGGATTATGAGTTTGACAAAGATGAATTAGTCCGATTGTGGATGGCGCAAGGTTACATCCAGACATTCGGAGGTAGAAGAAGGATGGAAGACATTGGCGATGAATATTTCATTGACTTACAAAGAAGATCGTTCTTTGATTCTGATTGGTTTAAGTTTAAGATGCATGATATGATACATGATCTAGCGAAATCTATTGCAGGAAATGAGTGCCGGGCAATTGTGGATAAGAAGCTATGCAGTCTCTCCGATGAGGTTCGCCATGATAAGGTTCGCCATTTATATGTGGGAGATGAAAAGGAATTTGTGAAATCACTGCGCTCGTATAATTTTAGTGCCTTACGAACCTTGTTATTGTGGAACTCTACAGTTTTGTTGGCAAAGAGAAATCACTGCGCTCGTATAATCCCAGAAATAATCAAGAATCTGCCGCTACTACGGACTCTACAAGTTTGTTGGAAATGGGAAGATGAGATTCCAGGTTTACTCGGTAACCTGAAGCACCTTCGTCACCTACGAATCCAATCTCATTATATTGAGAAAGTCCCTGAATCTGTATGCCTCCTCTATCACCTACAGATATTGGTACTTGATTGCCGCCAGCTTGTAGAGTTACCAGATGGCCTAGGTAACCTTATCGGCCTACGATACTTTAGACTACGCACATATCGTATTAAAAGGCTGCCTGGAACAATTTGTCAGCTCCGCAACCTGCAGATGTTGTTTCTTGATGGGTGCGCGAATCTTCAAGAGTTACCCAGTGACATAGAAAGCCTTACTAGCCTCCGCCACCTATATTGTCGGAACACTGGAATTCTCTACCTACCAGCTGGGATCGGAAAACTAGCAAAACTTCAAAGCCTTCTTGGATGTTATAAAGTGCAGGGTGGGATAGGAGTGCTGAATGAACGTGGTCAGAACCTCGAAACTCTCATCATCTCAGGGCTTAGGAATGTGGTCAACATAGAGGATGCCAGGGATGTAGGTCTTAAACATAAGCATAAACTCAATGCGTTGATGCTAGCTTGGAATGCGGTCGACTGCAATTATGATCCATATCATCCAGGGGTAGATGAGGGATCACTACTACATCTAGAAGTTTTTCCAGAGAAAAATAAGGATGTCCTAGCGGATGAAAAAAGGGAGGAAGCCATGCTCGAGTATCTCCAACCTCACGCTAGCCTCAAAAAGTTGCTTATAAATGGGTATGGTGGTTCCAAGTTTCCAAAATGGGTGGAAAATTTTTTCTCCTTTGCATCACTTCGAGAAATTATTATAATTGATTGTGAAAAAATACGGTCTCTTCCTCTATACATTCATGACTCTCTTGGAAAATTGGATGCACCCATATCAAAATCCATGCTTTGGAGGGTGCACATTTCTGGTTGTCAGGAACTCACATCCTTTCTCTTATCAGAGGAAGGACTGCCATccaatcttcaagatctacatATTGAGAAGTGCCAACGGTTGACATCACTGCCGGGGATGCAAAACCTTACTTCTCTTGGGGCATTAACTATAAGAAATTGTCCTCAACTCCGGCTCTTATCAGAGGAAGGACTGCCATCCAATCTTCAATATCTGCACATTGAGGAGTGTCAGCAATTGACATCACTATCAGGGATGCAAAACCTTACTTCTCTTAGAAGATTAATTATACAAAATTGTCCTAAACTTCAGATCATGGCAGAAGATCAACTCTCATCTATGCCTAATGAAGTGAAGATTGTTGATTGCCCTGAATTGAGTAACTGGTGCCAAATACAAAGAATCGAGTGCATTGAG GTCGCTTCAGGAAACAAGTTGACTATATCGAACACATGGGAGAACATAATGAGTGGGTTTGATGATTTGACATCCGTTAAGTATCTTTATTTCAGTAATTGTTGGAGATTCCATATATCAAAAGGCCACATGCCCGTACTTGAACAGCTGACCATATGGGGTTGCACGGATATCCCGCCACTATGCTACCTGCCCGCGCTCCCATCTCTTCGAAGCTTGGTCATAAAGGACTGTCCAAGAATCGACTGCCTGCCATCTTCTCTGCTCCCATCCACGCTAAAGTCCTTGGTGGTTGATAGTTGTGAGGGCCTAAAGAATTTGCTGTTGGAGCTACAGAACCAATATGCATTTGAGGAACTGCAACTTGTGAATTGCCCTAAGCTCGAACGGGTGGAAGGGTTGAATTGCCTTTTCTTTccaaaaatcttaagaatagaACGATGCCCTCAACTCAAGCTTCCATAA